The following DNA comes from SAR324 cluster bacterium.
CAAATTACGATAACGCCGACAGAAACCACTTCTGACATCGTGGAGACAGAAACGTCCACAACAACTACCGAGACAGCCACAACAACAGAAACCACAGCTACATCAACTTCCACCGTTACGACCAGTGCCAGTGCAAGTTCCACGACTACGACATCTTCAACAACAGCGACGACTGTAGCCGTTGTTCCTGCGGGGTTTACCTTGAGCGCAATCAGTGGAAATACTACCGAAACCGGGGGAACCGCGACCTTCACAATGAAACTGAACGCAAAGCCTACGGCTAATGTCGTGATTCCCCTAAGCAGTTCCAACACGATAGAAGGAACCGTATCTCCCGCTTCACTCACCTTCACCGCCAGCAATTGGAATACCCTGCAAACCGTGACCGTGACCGGAGTCGATGACTTAAAAATTGATGGAAATGTTGCGTATAGCATTGTGACAGGTGCCGCGAGTAGTACGGATAGTAATTATAATGGCCTCAATCCGGAGGATGTCTCCGTAACCAACACCGATAATGATATCATGTGGACTACAGCTCGACAGATGGGAACAGCGGGAGAAGATTCCAGTCGTTCCGTTGCTGTCGATAAAGATGGGAATGTCTATTTGGCAGGTTTGACTTCCAGTAGTTTGGATGGTCAAACATATATAGGTGGGTCTTATGATGCCACGGTCATCAAATACAATTCCTTGGGAGTCAAACAGTGGACAAAACTGGTGGGAACCGACCAGTACGATATAGCAACAGCGATCACCGTGGATAACAACGGGAATATCTATATTACGGGTATAACCACTGGAACCTTTCCTGGTAAAACCAATATAGGTGCGAATGAGTCATTTCTGGCAAAACTGGATTCCTCCGGGAATCTGATTTTTACGCAAGAGTGGGGGCAGTATGCGGATGATGGGGGTAGAGGTATCGCTGTGGATAATAGCGGAAATATCTATATTGCGGGATATTCCCAATATGGAGATAATTCAGTAGGTCCCTGTGATCTGGGAACCTGTAGTAACTATGCCAGTTATGTTGCGAAATTTGATGCTTCCACGGGAACCAAGT
Coding sequences within:
- a CDS encoding SBBP repeat-containing protein, whose product is QITITPTETTSDIVETETSTTTTETATTTETTATSTSTVTTSASASSTTTTSSTTATTVAVVPAGFTLSAISGNTTETGGTATFTMKLNAKPTANVVIPLSSSNTIEGTVSPASLTFTASNWNTLQTVTVTGVDDLKIDGNVAYSIVTGAASSTDSNYNGLNPEDVSVTNTDNDIMWTTARQMGTAGEDSSRSVAVDKDGNVYLAGLTSSSLDGQTYIGGSYDATVIKYNSLGVKQWTKLVGTDQYDIATAITVDNNGNIYITGITTGTFPGKTNIGANESFLAKLDSSGNLIFTQEWGQYADDGGRGIAVDNSGNIYIAGYSQYGDNSVGPCDLGTCSNYASYVAKFDASTGTKLWLYRFGSDGQQGFGITVDSNGNIYATGANSDGLGTCEVGACGGNDMYVVKYNSSGTKAWTKRYGSAAHEYGWGITSDSSGNVYVTGQTTGAFPTSNAGAEDIFLIKLDSSGSNQWVKQMGTVQSDIGNGISVDSNGNVYVTGYTGDALDSQSNAGGRDVFLVKYDSVGTKQWTKLLGSTSDDEGMGVTVDSGGNIFATGQTKGGLDGNTYGGASLWDLFVTKYAPDGTR